A genome region from Eschrichtius robustus isolate mEscRob2 chromosome 4, mEscRob2.pri, whole genome shotgun sequence includes the following:
- the COQ2 gene encoding 4-hydroxybenzoate polyprenyltransferase, mitochondrial: MLGAAGAGLVRGLRAGTQVWLWGSRGRSLNLPHAARGLHAGDRRPSAGRGPLERRPSLPAAAIVNSAPRPLQPYLRLMRLDKPIGTWLLYLPCTWSIGLAAEPGCFPDWYMLSLFGAGAVLMRGAGCTINDMWDQDYDKKVTRTASRPIAAGDVSTFQSFVFLGGQLTLALGVLLCLNYYSIALGAASLLLVITYPLMKRITYWPQLALGLTFNWGALLGWSAVKGSCDPSVCLPLYFSGIMWTLIYDTIYAHQDKRDDALIGLKSTALLFREDTKQWLSGFTVAMLGALSLVGVNIGQTVPYYTALAAAGAHLAHQIYTLDIHRPEDCWDKFTSNRTTGLIIFLGIVLGNLWKEKETDKTKKYIDNRIEN, from the exons ATGCTGGGCGCGGCAGGCGCGGGGCTCGTGCGGGGCCTGCGGGCAGGGACGCAGGTGTGGCTGTGGGGCTCGCGCGGCCGCTCCCTCAACTTGCCGCACGCGGCCCGTGGGCTCCACGCGGGAGACCGGCGGCCCTCAGCCGGGCGGGGGCCGCTCGAGCGGCGGCCGAGCCTGCCTGCGGCGGCGATCGTGAATTCGGCGCCCCGCCCTCTGCAGCCCTACCTGCGCCTCATGCGGTTGGACAAGCCCATAG gAACCTGGCTACTGTATCTGCCATGTACTTGGAGCATTGGTCTGGCAGCTGAACCAGGTTGTTTTCCAGATTGGTACATGTTATCCCTCTTTGGCGCTGGAGCTGTTCTGATGCGTGGCGCAGGCTGTACTATTAATGACATGTGGGACCAGGACTACGATAAAAAG GTTACAAGAACAGCAAGTCGCCCAATAGCTGCTGGAGACGTTTCAACTTTtcaatcctttgtttttcttgggGGACAGTTGACCTTGGCACTGGGTGTTCTTCTGTGTCTGAATTACTACAG TATAGCTCTTGGAGCAGCATCCCTACTTCTTGTCATCACCTACCCGCTAATGAAGAGAATTACATACTGGCCTCAGTTAGCCTTGG GGTTGACTTTCAATTGGGGAGCATTACTTGGATGGTCTGCTGTCAAGGGCTCCTGTGATCCATCTGTTTGCCTTCCTCTGTATTTTTCTGGAATTATGTGGACTCTAATATACGATACTATCTATGCTCATCAG GACAAGAGAGATGATGCTCTGATCGGGCTTAAGTCCACGGCACTGCTGTTCCGTGAAGATACCAAGCAGTGGCTCAGTGGCTTCACTGTGGCAATGTTGGGGGCACTGAGCCTGGTGGGAGTGAACATCGGTCAGACTGTGCCCTACTACACCGCTCTGGCTGCTGCCGGAGCCCATCTGGCTCACCAG ATTTACACTCTGGACATCCACAGACCTGAGGATTGTTGGGATAAATTCACCTCCAACCGAACAACAGGActaataatttttttaggaaTTGTCCTTGGGAATttgtggaaagaaaaggagacagataaaacaaagaaatatatagATAATAGAATAGAAAATTAG